From one Brachypodium distachyon strain Bd21 chromosome 4, Brachypodium_distachyon_v3.0, whole genome shotgun sequence genomic stretch:
- the LOC100833007 gene encoding uncharacterized protein LOC100833007 isoform X1 has translation MLAVRCGGGVGAGTQLTAQRTTAARSGHDRGIVLSAGTGVRELTLRVSFSRCSHPHRIGASFPWPVRCSPVPSPDTEERCVSNKRKNEAWEALKAEIADMFRPLLRNLAEICSLRRAYDLEDYQIGMLFGAFLGCVGCYQLWKTAPSVFVDTTLAFVFYKLSVVSSELHRRRESNSLITRLKFGTILIMVMKDIKKNYVRLDVIRMPVLFLYICAFLFDVAGVKKYGRRSLISLVNLLKTRGGIQEIYRIMRYPGYISPYDDSADWLRDSS, from the exons ATGTTGGCTGTgcggtgcggcggcggtgttggAGCCGGCACCCAGCTGACGGCCCAGAGAACAACGGCAGCTCGGAGCGGACATGACCGCGGCATCGTGCTTTCCGCGGGAACTGGGGTCAGGGAGCTTACTCTTAGGGTTTCTTTCTCGCGGTGCTCTCATCCCCACCGGATCGGTGCTTCATTCCCTTGGCCAGTT CGTTGCTCCCCTGTTCCTTCTCCTGATACGGAGGAGCGGTGCGTCAGTAACAAGAGAAAGAACGAGGCTTGGGAGGCGTTGAAGGCGGAGATCGCTGACATGTTCCGTCCCCTGCTACGCAACTTAGCTGAGATTTGTTCTCTCAGACGTGCTTACGATCTTGAGGACTATCAGATCGGCATGCTCTTCG GTGCATTTCTTGGATGCGTTGGCTGTTACCAACTGTGGAAGACCGCGCCTTCTGTTTTTGTTGATACCACACTTGCCTTTGTGTTTTATAAACTTAGTGTTGTATCCTCAGAGCTACATAGACGCCGCGAGTCAAATAGCTTGATCACCCGGCTTAAATTTG GGACCATACTTATCATGGTAATGAAGGACATCAAGAAGAACTACGTCCGCCTGGATGTTATTAG GATGCCAGTTCTCTTCCTCTACATATGTGCGTTCCTATTCGATGTTGCTGGCGTGAAGAAGTACGGAAGGCGTTCTCTGATTTCTTTGGTTAATCTGTTGAAAACCAGAGGTGGAATTCAAGAAATTTATAGGATTATGCGGTACCCTGGCTATATATCTCCATATGATGATTCTGCAGACTGGTTACGAGACTCGTCCTGA
- the LOC100833007 gene encoding uncharacterized protein LOC100833007 isoform X2: protein MLAVRCGGGVGAGTQLTAQRTTAARSGHDRGIVLSAGTGVRELTLRVSFSRCSHPHRIGASFPWPVRCSPVPSPDTEERCVSNKRKNEAWEALKAEIADMFRPLLRNLAEICSLRRAYDLEDYQIGMLFGAFLGCVGCYQLWKTAPSVFVDTTLAFVFYKLSVVSSELHRRRESNSLITRLKFGTILIMVMKDIKKNYVRLDVIRSYGCIYRSSIYTTVANAF, encoded by the exons ATGTTGGCTGTgcggtgcggcggcggtgttggAGCCGGCACCCAGCTGACGGCCCAGAGAACAACGGCAGCTCGGAGCGGACATGACCGCGGCATCGTGCTTTCCGCGGGAACTGGGGTCAGGGAGCTTACTCTTAGGGTTTCTTTCTCGCGGTGCTCTCATCCCCACCGGATCGGTGCTTCATTCCCTTGGCCAGTT CGTTGCTCCCCTGTTCCTTCTCCTGATACGGAGGAGCGGTGCGTCAGTAACAAGAGAAAGAACGAGGCTTGGGAGGCGTTGAAGGCGGAGATCGCTGACATGTTCCGTCCCCTGCTACGCAACTTAGCTGAGATTTGTTCTCTCAGACGTGCTTACGATCTTGAGGACTATCAGATCGGCATGCTCTTCG GTGCATTTCTTGGATGCGTTGGCTGTTACCAACTGTGGAAGACCGCGCCTTCTGTTTTTGTTGATACCACACTTGCCTTTGTGTTTTATAAACTTAGTGTTGTATCCTCAGAGCTACATAGACGCCGCGAGTCAAATAGCTTGATCACCCGGCTTAAATTTG GGACCATACTTATCATGGTAATGAAGGACATCAAGAAGAACTACGTCCGCCTGGATGTTATTAG GAGTTATGGTTGTATATATAGGTCATCCATATATACAACAGTGGCTAATGCTTTTTGA
- the LOC100833007 gene encoding uncharacterized protein LOC100833007 isoform X3, whose product MLAVRCGGGVGAGTQLTAQRTTAARSGHDRGIVLSAGTGVRELTLRVSFSRCSHPHRIGASFPWPVRCSPVPSPDTEERCVSNKRKNEAWEALKAEIADMFRPLLRNLAEICSLRRAYDLEDYQIGMLFGAFLGCVGCYQLWKTAPSVFVDTTLAFVFYKLSVVSSELHRRRESNSLITRLKFGTILIMVMKDIKKNYVRLDVISILCSH is encoded by the exons ATGTTGGCTGTgcggtgcggcggcggtgttggAGCCGGCACCCAGCTGACGGCCCAGAGAACAACGGCAGCTCGGAGCGGACATGACCGCGGCATCGTGCTTTCCGCGGGAACTGGGGTCAGGGAGCTTACTCTTAGGGTTTCTTTCTCGCGGTGCTCTCATCCCCACCGGATCGGTGCTTCATTCCCTTGGCCAGTT CGTTGCTCCCCTGTTCCTTCTCCTGATACGGAGGAGCGGTGCGTCAGTAACAAGAGAAAGAACGAGGCTTGGGAGGCGTTGAAGGCGGAGATCGCTGACATGTTCCGTCCCCTGCTACGCAACTTAGCTGAGATTTGTTCTCTCAGACGTGCTTACGATCTTGAGGACTATCAGATCGGCATGCTCTTCG GTGCATTTCTTGGATGCGTTGGCTGTTACCAACTGTGGAAGACCGCGCCTTCTGTTTTTGTTGATACCACACTTGCCTTTGTGTTTTATAAACTTAGTGTTGTATCCTCAGAGCTACATAGACGCCGCGAGTCAAATAGCTTGATCACCCGGCTTAAATTTG GGACCATACTTATCATGGTAATGAAGGACATCAAGAAGAACTACGTCCGCCTGGATGTTATTAG CATCTTGTGCAGTCATTAA